Sequence from the Streptomyces sp. NBC_00358 genome:
CTGCCGATGAGTTCTCGCAGGTCAGAGCGATTGTCAGTGGCCGGGTGCAGGATGGACGCATGGTCAGCTCCGCACACCGAGCCCTCGACGGCTTCTCCCCCGCGACCCGCGGCTGGTTCACGGGGGCCTTTTCCGCGCCCACCGCGGCCCAGGCCGGTGCATGGGCGGCCATCGGTGCGGGCTCGGACGTGCTGGTCGTGGCCCCGACCGGTTCCGGCAAGACCCTGGCCGCGTTCCTCGCCGCGCTCGACCAGCTGGCCTCGACGCCCCCGCCGGCGGACCCGCGGAAGCGCTGCCGGGTTCTGTACGTGTCACCGCTCAAGGCGCTCGCGGTCGACGTGGAGCGGAATCTGCGCAGTCCCTTGACCGGCATCCGGCAGGAGTCCGTGCGGCTCGGGCTGCCGGAGCCGGAGGTGAAGGTGGGCATCCGTTCCGGTGACACCCCGCCCGCCGTGCGCCGGGCGCTGGCCACCCGCCCGCCGGACATCCTGATCACGACCCCCGAGTCGCTGTTCCTGATGCTGACCTCGGCCACGCGCGACGCGCTGACGGGCATCGAGACGGTGATCCTGGACGAGGTGCACGCGGTGGCGGGCACCAAGCGCGGCGCCCATCTCGCGCTCACCCTGGAGCGCCTCGACGAGCTGCTGCCGAAGCCCGCCCGGCGTATCGGCCTCTCCGCGACGGTGCGCCCCGTGGACGAGGTGGCGCGCTATCTCTCTCCGCAGCGCAAGGTGGAGATCGTCCAGCCGCCGTCGGGCAAGGAGTTCGACCTCTCCGTGGTGGTCCCGGTGGAGGACCTGGGAGAGCTGGGCGGGTCCCCGGCCTCCGACGGCAAGGAGGGCGCGGAGAAGCCCTCCATCTGGCCGCACGTCGAGGAGCGGATCGCCGACCTCGTCCAGTCGCACCGCTCGACGATCGTGTTCGCCAACTCGCGTCGTCTGGCCGAGCGTCTGTGCAACCGGCTGAACGAGATCGCCTACGAGAGGGCGACCGGCGAGCCCCTGGAGGAGGCCCACGCCCCGGCCCAGTTGATGGGCGGCTCGGGCGCGGCGCAGGGGGCACCGCCCGTCATCGCCCGTGCCCACCACGGTTCGGTCTCCAAGGAGCAGCGGGCCCAGGTCGAGGAGGACCTGAAGGCCGGCCGGCTGCCCGCCGTGGTCGCCACCTCCAGCCTCGAACTGGGCATCGACATGGGCGCGGTCGACCTCGTCATCCAGGTCGAGTCACCGCCGTCCGTGGCGTCGGGGCTCCAGCGCGTGGGCCGCGCCGGTCACCAGGTCGGCGCGGTCTCGACCGGTGTCGTCTTCCCGAAGTACCGGGGCGACCTGGTGCAGGCCGCCGTGGTCACCGAGCGGATGCGCACCGGCTCGATCGAGTCCCTGCGGGTCCCCGCCAATCCCCTGGACGTGCTGGCCCAGCAGCTCGTCGCCATGACCGCGCTCGACACCTGGCAGGTCGACGATCTGCTCAGCACGGTCCGCAGGGCGGCCCCCTTCGCCTCGCTCCCGGAGTCGGCGTTCACCGCCGTGCTGGACATGCTCGCCGGCCGCTATCCGTCGGACGCCTTCGCCGAGCTGAGGCCCCGCGTGGTGTGGGACCGCGTCGCGGGTACGGTGACCGGCCGCCCCGGCGCCCAGCGTCTCGCCGTCACCTCCGGGGGCACCATCCCCGACCGCGGGCTCTTCGGGGTCTTCCTCGCGGGGGCCGACCCCAAGAAGGGCGGCGGCCGGGTCGGCGAGCTCGACGAGGAGATGGTCTACGAGTCCCGGGTGGGCGACGTCTTCACCCTCGGCACCAGTTCCTGGCGCATCGAGGACATCACCCGGGACCGGGTCCTGGTCTCCCCGGCGCCCGGTGTCCCCGGCCGGCTGCCCTTCTGGAAGGGCGACCAGCTCGGACGCCCGCTGGAACTGGGGCGCGCGGTGGGCGCGTTCCTCCGCGAGGTCGGCTCGCTCCCCGAGGACGACGCCCGGCTGCGCCTGCTCGCCGCGGGCCTGGACACCTGGGCCGCCGACAACGTACTCGCGTACCTGAAAGAACAACGCGAGGCGTGCGGCCACATCCCGGACGACCGCACGATCGTCGTCGAGCGCTTCCGGGACGAGCTGGGCGACTGGCGTGTCGTCGTGCACTCACCCTTCGGCGCCCAGGTGCACGCACCCTGGGCCCTCGCCCTGGGCGCCAAGCTCTCCGAGCGGTACGGCATGGACGCCCAGGTCATGCACGCCGACGACGGCATCGTGCTCCGGCTGCCCGACGCGGACCTGATGGGCCTGGACCTGCTGGACCAGGTGCCCGGGAAGGCGGGCACGGAGTGGGACGCGGAGAAGGCGCCGGTCGGCGCGGCGGACGTCGCCTTCGACAAGGGCGAGGTCAACCAGATCGTCACGGACCAGGTCGGCAGCTCGGCCCTGTTCGCCGCCCGCTTCCGCGAATGCGCCGCGCGCGCCCTGCTCCTGCCGCGCCGCAGCCCCGGCAAGCGCACCCCGCTGTGGCAGCAGCGCCAGCGCGCGGCCCAACTGCTGCAGGTGGCAAGTGAGTTCGGCTCGTTCCCGATCGTCCTGGAAGCGGTGCGCGAATGCCTCCAGGATGTCTTCGACGTCCCGGGCCTCACGGAACTGATGGGCGACATCGAGTCCCGCAAGGTGCGGCTCGTCGAGGTCACCACACCCGAGCCCTCCCCCTTCGCCCGCTCGCTGCTCTTCGGATACGTCGCCCAGTTCCTGTACGAGGGAGACTCGCCCCTCGCCGAGCGGCGCGCCGCCGCGCTGTCGCTCGACTCGCGGCTGCTGGCCGAGCTCCTGGGCCAGGCCGAACTGCGCGAGCTCCTGGACGCCGACGTCCTGACCGAGCTGGAGCGCGAACTCCAGTGGCTCACCGAGGACCGCCGCATCAAGGACGTGGAGGGGGTCGCCGACCTGCTGCGTCTGCTGGGGCCGCTCACGGAGGCCGAGTTGGCCGAGCGGGGCGCGCAGCCGCCCTGGGCGGGGGAACTGGCCGGCGCCCGCCGTGCCATCCGGGTCCGGATCGCCGGGGCCGACCACTGGGCCGCCATCGAGGACGCCGGCCGACTGCGCGACGCCCTCGGTACGGCGTTGCCCGTCGGTGTCCCGGAGGCCTTCACCGAGCCGGTCAAGGATCCGCTCGGCGACCTCCTCGCCCGGTACGCGCGCACCCATGGCCCGTTCACCTCCACGGCGGCCGCCGCACGCTTCGGTCTCGGTACGGCCGTCACCGACGGCGCGCTGCACCGGCTCGCCGCGAACGGTCGCGTCGTCCAAGGGGAGTTCCATCCGGCGGGCATCGGCCAGGAGTGGTGCGACGCGACGGTGCTGCGCAGGCTGCGCCGCCGTTCGCTCGCGGCGCTGCGCCATGAGCTGGAGCCGGTGCCACCGGCCGCGCTCGCCCAGTTCCTGCCGCAGTGGCAGCACGTGGGCGGCGGTCACGGGCTGCGCGGCATCGACGGACTGGTGCGCGCCGTCGAGCAGTTGCAGGGGGCGTCCGTGCCGGCGTCCGCGCTGGAGAAGCTCGTACTGCCGTCCCGGGTCGCCGGTTACACGCCCGCGCTGCTCGACGAACTCACGGCGGCCGGGGAGGTGGTGTGGGCCGGGGCGGGTTCGCTGCCGGGCAAGGACGGCTGGGTCTCGCTGTATCTGGCGGACGCCGCCCCCCTGCTCCTTGCGGAAGCGCATCCCCTGGAGCCGACCGCGCTGCATCAGTCGGTCCTCGATGCCCTCGGCGGGGGATACGGCCTGTTCTTCCGTCAGATCGCCGATCAGGTCCGCGCCACCACCCACCCCGACGCCACCGATCCTCAGCTCGCCGACGCGATCTGGGACCTGGCCTGGTCCGGGCGCCTCACGAACGACACGCTCGCGCCGATGCGTTCCCTCCTGGGTTCGGGCCGTACGGCGGGATCCACGGCCCATCGCGCCAAGCGCTCGGTCCCCCGCGGTCGCTACGGCTCTCTCACGGGAGGAGCGCGCCCCCAGTCGCGTACGGGTCCGCCGACCGTGGCGGGCCGTTGGTCGCTGCTGCCCGAGCGCGAGCCCGACCCCACCGTGCGCGCCCACGCCCTGGCGCGCACCCTGCTCGACCGGCACGGGGTGGTGACGCGGGGCGCCGTCGCGGCGGAAGGCGTGGAGGGCGGCTTCTCGGCGGTGTACCGCATCCTGTCCGCGTTCGAGGACAGCGGCCAGGCACGGCGCGGCTATGTGGTCGAGGGTCTCGGCGCCGCCCAGTTCGCGATGGACGGCGCGGTGGACCGCCTCCGCGCGGCGGCGAACGCACGGGACCGGGGCGACTCCCTGTCCGGCCCGGCGCCGACGGACAACTCCCCCGCCGCACACGGCTTCCCGGACGCCCCCGTCCTCCCGTATTCCGACGCGGAGTTCGATGTCGACGGCAACGGCAACGGCTTCGGCGACGGCCATCACCAACACCAACACCAAGGTGAGGGCGACGGCTTCGACTTCGGCTCCGGGGACAGGGCCGCCTTCGCGGACGGCCCGGGTCCCTTCGGCACTCCCGACCCTGGCCCCAACCTCGGCACCGGCTCCGGCCATGGCTCCGACCCCGGCGACGATCCCGACCGCGGCAACGGTCTCGGCTCGGGTCTCGACCCGGACCTCGACTTCGGCGACGACCACTCCTTCTCCGCCGACTCCGCCTTCTCGGCCGGCTCCCCCTACCCCGGCGCGCCCCGCCGCCGCAACACCGCGTCCGACCGCGACGGCTCGCCGTACGCGACGAACCGCTCCGGCCGTCCCGGCGGTGCGGGTCTCCCCGGCGCCCGCGCCCGGCCCCGTACGGCCTCCCCCGCTGTGGTCCTTGCCGCCGCCGACCCCGCGAACGCCTACGGCGCGGCCCTCCCCTGGCCCGAGTCCCCGACCGAGGCGGGCCACAAGCCGGGCCGCAAGGCGGGTTCCCTGGTCGTGCTCGTCGACGGTGAACTGACGCTCTACATGGAGCGCGGCGGCAAGACCCTGCTGGCCTGGCCCGCGGACCCGGACGGCCCGGTCTCCCAGGACACGCGGCTGTGTGCCGCGGCGGAGGCGCTCGCCGCCGCCGCGCGCGCGGGCTCGCTCGGCACGGTCACCGTCGAGCGCGTCAACGGCACCTCGGCCCTCACCTCCTCCCTCGGTGCCCTCCTGGAAGGAGCGGGTTTCATCGCCACACCGCGCGGACTCCGCCTGCGCGCCTGACCGGCCGGCCCCCGCCCGTGCCACCCTGGAGTCATGCCCGAAGGAGACACCGTCTGGCAGGCCGCGAGGCGGCTGCACGTCGCCCTCGCGGGCAACGTACTGACCCGTTCCGACCTGCGGGTGCCCCGGTTCGCCACGGCCGACCTCACCGGCCGCGCCGTCCTGGACGTCACACCGCGCGGCAAGCACCTCCTCACCCGGATCGAAGGCGGTCTGACGCTGCACTCGCACCTGCGGATGGACGGTTCGTGGAAGGTGTACGAGGCCGGCCGACGCTGGAGCGGGGGCCCCGCCCACCAGATCCGGGCCGTTCTCGGCACGGTGGACCGCACGGCGGTCGGCTACCGCCTGCCCGTACTGGAACTGCTCCGCACCAGCGACGAGGCCCGCGCGGTCGGTCACCTCGGCCCCGACCTCCTCGGTCCGGACTGGGACCCGGGCAAGGCGCTGGAGAACCTCCTGGGCGATCCTGACCGCGCGCTCGGCGAGGCCCTCCTCGACCAGCGGAATCTCGCCGGAATCGGCAACGTGTACAAGAGCGAGCTGTGTTTCCTGCTCGGCGTCACCCCCTGGCTCCCCGTCGGCACCCTGCCCGCCGACCGCGCCGCCCGACTGCCGCTCTTCGCGAAGAAGTTGCTGGAGTTCAACCGCGACCGCCCGGCCCGCGTCACCACCGGGCGCCGCGACCAGAACCTCTTCGTGTACGGCCGCGCCCCGCGCCCCTGTCTACGCTGCGCGACGCCGATCCGCGCGGCGAACCAGGGCGACGGCTCCCGCGAGCGCCCCACGTACTGGTGCCCCCGGTGCCAGACGGGCCCCACCCCGCCGCCGGGCGCCCGCTCCACCGCCGCCGCGTACCGCCCCACCGGACCCGAGTCCCCCACCTCCGGCCGGGGGCGTCACTAGAGCCGTGCACCAAGTCCCGCCCGCACAATTGACGACCCGTCAGAAACCCTCGTACCGTCGCCTCATGGCCCTCCCCGCGTACGACCTCACCGGACGCACCGCGTTCGTCACCGGCGCGGCCGGCGGCATCGGCCGCGCGGCCGCGCTCCTGCTCGCGGAGGCGGGCGCCTCCGTGCACTGCGCCGACGTCGACGAACAGGGTCTGCACGAGACGGCGACGCTGGTCAAGGGACAGGGCGGCACCGCCCGTACCCACCCGCTCGACGTCACCGACCGCGCCGGGCTCCAGCAGGCCGTGGCGTCCTGCGGCCGGGTCGACGTCATGGCGGCGATCGCCGGGATCATGCACAGCAGCCCGGTCCTGGAGACCCTGGACGAGGATCTCGACCGGGTGCTCGGCGTCAACTTCAAAGGGGTGCTGTACGCCTGCCAGGAGGCCGCGCGCTCCATGATCGCGAACGGCGTCGGGGGCAGCATCGTCACCATGGCCTCGGGCGCGATCGACACCGGCGGGCCGGGCCTGTTGTGCTACAGCGCGGCCAAGGCGGCCGTCGTCCAGCTCACGAAGACGCTGGCGACCGAGGTCGGCGCGCACGGCATCCGCGTCAACGCCGTGGCGCCCGGCTGGATCCGTACCCCCATGACCGACCGCCACGGCGAGCGGCAGGCTCACACCGAGGCGTTCATGGCTCGCCTGTCACCGCTGGGCCGCGTCGGGGAACCCGAGGACATCGCCCACGCCGTGCTGTACCTGGCGTCGGACGCGTCGGCGTTCACGACGGGTCAGATCCTCCGCCCCAACGGCGGGGTCGCGATGCCCTGGTAGTCCGCCACCCGCCGCTCCCGCGCCGGCGCCAGGCCTCCCGCAGGCGGGCGCGCCATCGGTCCGAGCCCATGGCGCCGACCGCCCGGGACTTGGGCACGCAGTGGACCGGAAGCAGGCTGAGCCCCCACCCGCCCGCGGCGACCGTTCCTTCGATCACCCCGGCACCGGGCGCGAACACGAGCCGGAGCACGCTGAACCACCACAGCGCGCCGAACGCCAGGGCAGCCCCCCTGCGCACTATTCGCCCTGCCATGGCACCCTCCTCCGGGCCCCGTACCGGGCCGCCGACTCACGTGCGGGCAGGGCACCCCGCCGGTCCACGGGACCGGCCGGGGCGCAGCGGTTCCGGGGCCGTCACCCGTTCTCCGCCTGGAACATCCAGTGATGCTTCTCCAGGTCGGCCGTGATGCCGATGAGGATGTCCTGGCTCACCGGGTCCGGGTCCCCCGTGGCGGCCACCCGTTCCCGCATCCGCGCGATCACCGCGCCGAGCGCCTCCACGAGGGTGCGGACGGCGTCGGTGTCCTTGATCCAGCCCTCGGGCGTCGCCGCGACGCCACTGCTCGACGCCACCGTCGCGGCCCGCCCGTCCGGCGGGACACCGATGGTCGAGGCGCGCTCGGCCACCGTGTCGGAGTGCAGTCGCGCGACGTCCACGACCTCGTCGAGCTGGAGGTGGACGGAACGGAAGCGCGGCCCCACCACGTTCCAGTGGACCTGCTTCGCCACGAGGGAGAGGTCCACCAGGTCGACCAAGGCACCCTGCAGAGCCTCGGCGACGGTCTTCAGGTCCGCGTCGGACAGGGAGCTCTTCACGACGTACATCCGCATCCTCCGATTCACGACGACTGCGGCGACCTGCCTCACGGCCGTACCGGTCCCGGGGGTCCGGTGCCGGCCTCGCCACGTCCCTCCCACCATGGAGGCCGCGCCGGATACCGGCAAATGGACCCAGGAGGAACCCCGGGCAACGCGAAAGCCCCGGCCCTGCTCCTCCGGTTCTCCCGGAGAAGCCCCGGCCGGGGCTTGTCGTTCGCGTTCTCGGCCCGGGAATGCGAGCCGGTGAGCGTCAGGCGGCGACGACGTCGACCGCTTCGGCAGGCGCCTTGATCGTGACCCGTTCCGGTGGCACGCCGGTCACCGATACGGAATTGAGCATCGGGCGACGTACCGGTGCGGACACCGGTTCGGTGGCCGCAGCCGACTGTGCCAGCTCGGCGAGGGCGAGATCGTCGCTCACTTCCCGCATGAGCTCGGACATCCGTACGTCCAGCGCGTCGCAGATCGCGGAGAGCAGCTCGGAGGATGCCTCCTTCTGCCCCCGCTCCACCTCGGAGAGATAGCCGAGTGAGACTCGGGCGGACGAGGAGACTTCGCGCAGAGTACGGCCCTGGCGCTGGCGCTGCCGACGCAGCACGTCACCCAGCAGGCGACGGAGCAGAATCATCGGTGGCTCCCTCCTCGGACCGCGTAGCCGCATCCTTCACGCCCCACCGTACCGCCTTGCGCCGCGGCCGTGCGGGGAGCGATGTCGTGTTCACTCAGGGCTGCAAACATCAAAACCCCCCGTTCTGTTCCGTATCCTGTGCCCGCTCATTCCCGGTCTGTTCGCCCGCGAGCTCCTGCAGGAGCAGCGCGAGTACGCTGCGTACACTCTCCATACGGATTTCCGCCCGGCCGCCGTTCAACCGCAGCGGCGCCACTTTCCCGCCACGATCGGTGCCGAACGGCGCTCCGGAGGGCCCGTCCACGGCCACGTAGACCGTGCCGACCGGCTGTCCGTCCTGGGCATCGGGACCGGCGACGCCGGTGGTCGCGATCCCCCAGTCGGCGCCGAGCGCCTTGCGCACCCCGGCCGCCATCTGGCCCGCGACCTGCGCGTCCACGGCGCCACGTTCCGCCAGAAGAGTGGCGTCGACGCCCAGCAGTTCGTGTTTCAGTTCGGTGGCGTACGCCGTCACGGAGCCGCGGAACGCCTTCGAGGCACCCGGCACCGCGGTGATCTCCGCGGCCACCAGGCCACCGGTGAGCGACTCGGCGACGGCGAGCGTCTCGCCCCTCACCGTGAGTAGTCGCACCACTTCAGTGGCCGTGGATGTCACCGCTCGGCCTCCGCGGCGGCCGCCCGCCGCTCGGCGATCCCCTGGCGGCGCAGCACAATGGCCTGTCTCACATAGTCGAGTCCGGAGACCACGGTCAGGATGACGGCGACCGCCATCACCCAGAACCTCAGGGATGCCAGCGCCCCCGTCAGCGGCAGGATGTACATGCCGACCGCCGTGCCCTGGGCCAGCGTCTTGAGCTTGCCGCCGCGGCTCGCGGGGATGACCCCGTACCGGATCACGACGAAGCGCAGCAGGGTGACGCCGAGCTCGCGCCCGAGGATCACGATGGTGACCCACCAGGGCAGATCACCGAGGGCGGACAGGCAGACCAGCGCCGCGCCCATGATCGCCTTGTCGGCGATCGGGTCGGCGATCTTCCCGAAGTCGGTGACGAGGTCGTAGGTGCGTGCCAGGTGGCCGTCGAAGATGTCGGTGATCATGGCGACGGCGAAGGCCGCCCAGGCCCAGGCGCGCATGGCGGGGTCGTATCCGCCGTCGGCCAGCATCAGCGCCACGAATCCCGGCACGAGGACGAGCCGGATCATGGTCAGGATGTTGGCGATGTTCCAGAGGCTGGCCTGGTTGACGGCCGCGGCGCCCAGTTTCCCGCCCCGCGCCGGCTTCGTGCCCCCGGGGGCACCGGATGCGCCCGGAGTACCGGATGCGGCCGCGGCGCCGGGCACTCCCGGAGCACCGGTCGCGCCGGGGGCGCCCGTCGCCCCTTTGGCGCCCGGGGAGCCGCCCGCCGCGGATGCCGGGACTCCCGTCATCTGGCCGCCTCCTCGGTACACGCGAGCGAGCCCGGGAGCGGCTCGGCCACCAGGTCGACACCTTCCGTACCGACCACCTTGGCCTCGACGATACGGCCGACGGTCAGACCCTCGCCGCTCGTGAACAGCACCTGGCCGTCCGTCTCGGGGGCCTGGTGGGCGGCCCGGCCGTACGCGCCGTCCTCGCCGTCGATGGACTCCACCAGCACGCTCACTGTCTCGCCCACGCGCTCCTCGGCCCGCTGCGCGACCAGTTCCTCGGCGAGACGGGACACCCGCGCCAGACGCTCGGCGACGACGTCCTCGTCCAGCTTGTTCTCGTACGTCGCCGCTTCGGTGCCGTCCTCGTCGGAGTAGCCGAAGACACCGATCGCGTCGAGGCGGGCTCCCGTGAGGAAGCGCTCCAGCTCCGCGAGATCGGCCTCGCTCTCCCCGGGGAAGCCCACGATGAAGTTCGAGCGGACGCCGGCCTGCGGGGCCTTGGAACGGATGGTGTCGAGCAGCTCCAGGAACCGGTCGGTGTCGCCGAAGCGGCGCATCGCGCGCAGCACGTCCGGCGCGGAGTGCTGGAAGGACAGGTCGAAGTAGGGCGCGACGTTCGGTGTCGAGGTGAGGACGTCGATGAGTCCGGGACGCATCTCGGCGGGCTGCAGATAGCTGACCCGCACGCGCTGGATGCCGTCGATCTCGGCCAGCTCGGGCAGCATCGTCTCCAGGAGACGGATGTCACCCAGGTCCTTGCCGTACGAGGTGTTGTTCTCGGAGACGAGCATCACCTCCTTGACGCCCTGCTCGGCGAGCCAGCGGGCCTCGTTCAGGACGTCGCTGGGGCGTCGCGAGATGAAGGAGCCGCGGAAGGACGGGATGGCGCAGAACGTGCAGCGGCGGTCGCAGCCGGAGGCCAGCTTCACCGAGGCGACCGGGGACCCGTCCAGACGGCGGCGCAGGGGCGCGCGGGGGCCGGAGACGGGGGCGACGCCCTCGGGGAGGTCGGTGGGGGCGCCGTGGCCGGGAAGGGCCACTTCCTCGCCGGCGCTCTGCCGCTCGGCCGGGCTGATCGGCAGCAGCTTGCGCCGGTCGCGCGGGGTGTGGGAGGCGTGGATGCCGCCGTTCAGGATGGTCTGGAGGCGGTCGGAGATGTCGGCGTAGTCGTCGAAGCCGAGCACTCCGTCGGCCTCGGGGAGCGCTTCGGCGAGTTCCTTGCCGTACCGCTCGGCCATGCAGCCCACCGCCACGACGGCCTGGGTTCTGCCGTGCCCCTTGAGGTCATTGGCTTCGAGGAGGGCGTCGACGGAGTCCTTCTTGGCGGCTTCCACGAAGCCACAGGTGTTGACGACGGCGACATCCGCTTGTTCGGCGTCCTCCACGAGTTGCCAGCCGTCCGCCTCCAAGCGGCCTGCGAGCTCCTCCGAGTCCACCTCGTTACGGGCGCAGCCAAGGGTGACGAGTGCGACGGTACGGCGTTCAGGCATGGGCTCAAGACTACTTTGTCTCACCGACAGCCCACGTCGACGGGGTTGGCCGATCTTGGCCAACCCCGTCGACGGCGTGATTCCCGGGACCCTATCCGACCTGCGGGTCGCCCTTCGTGTACGTCAGACGCTCGACCGCGCCCGGCTGGAACTGGTCCTCGATCTTCTTCCCGTTGACGAACAGCTGGATGGCTCCGGCGTCGCCGAGGATGAGGTTGATCTTGGAGCTGTCCTGGAAGGTCTTGGACTCGCCCTTGTTCAGCAGCCCGTCGAAGAGCATCCGCCCGTTGTGGTCCTTGGCGGAGATCCAGCTTCGTCCGTCCGCGGCGCTCACCCGGACGGTCACCTTGTCCTGCGGGGCGGCCGCGATGGCACTGTCGGACGGCTCCGGCTTCGGGTCGGCGGGCTTGGTCGCCTGCGTGGACGGCGCGGCGGACTTCTTGGTGATGGGCGTGGACCCCTCGGCGACCTGGGTCTTCGAGTCGTCCCCGTTGCCGCCGCCCTTGACGACGGTGAACCCGACGAAGCCGATCACCGCGACGATCGCGGCGACCATGGCGGCCGTCCAGTTCGGTCCGCGGCGCTCGGGGCGGATGCGTTCCGCCTCGAAGAGCGGGGCGGCGGGCGTCGGCGCGGGACGTCCACCGTGCTCGGCGTCGTACTGCGCGAGCAGCGGGACGGGATCGATCCGGACGGCGCGGGCCACGGTACGGATGTGCCCGCGCGCGTAGACGTCGCCACCACAGGGAGCGAAGTCGTTCTGTTCGATGGCGTGGATGATCGTGATACGGACGCGGGTGGCGTTACTGACGTCGTCGACGGTCAGACCGGCCTCGATGCGCGCCCGCTGAAGGGCACGTCCGATCGAGGGCCGCTCGGCCGCAGGGTCGTCTTCGAACGGACGCTCGTCTTCGGGTGAGTTGCCGTCAGGTGAGTTGACGATGGACACGGGGGCGCCTTTCGAGCGTGTAGCCACCTGTGCTGGAAGTTCAGTCTAGGGGGGGTACGAAAGGGTGGGGCAACCGGACGGTAGGACTTTGTACGCCATCAGAATGGCCGGTCATCCTGATGCAGGGACATGGTGGCGTCCCTTCGCTCAACTTGACGTGCGACGAGGCGAAACGGTTGCTCACCGACTCCTTACGGGTGAGTCACGTTCACATATCAACCAGGTGCGGAACATGACGTTCCGCTACCCGTCCGACGAGCGGCCGCTCCCTGAGCGACCGCCACGCGCTCACCACTGCGTCGCCGACCGTCCCGTCTCCCCTCGCCGGGGGTTCTACGCTTCCGTTTCCCCGCGCATCACGGCCAACACCTCATCCAGCTCGTCGGCCTTCACGAGAACGTCACGGGCCTTGGACCCCTCACTGGGCCCGACGATCCCGCGCGACTCCATGAGGTCCATCAGCCGGCCGGCCTTGGCGAAGCCGACGCGCAGCTTGCGCTGGAGCATCGAGGTGGACCCGAACTGCGAGGTGACGACCAGTTCGGCGGCGGCGCACAGCAGATCGAGGTCGTCGCCGATGTCCTCGTCGATCTCCTTCTTCTGCTTGCTGCCCACGGTGACGTCGTCCCGGAAGACGGGCGCCATCTGATCCTTGCAGTGCTGCACGATCGCCGCGACCTCGTCCTCGGTGACGAAGGCACCCTGCATACGGGTGGGCTTGTTGGCCCCCATCGGCAGGAAGAGTCCGTCGCCCTTGCCGATGAGCTTCTCGGCGCCGGGCTGGTCGAGGATGACGCGCGAGTCCGCCAGGGAGGAGGTGGCGAAGGCGAGCCGGGAGGGCACGTTCGCCTTGATCAGACCGGTGACGACGTCGACGGACGGACGCTGCGTGGCGAGCACCAGATGGATGCCGGCCGCGCGGGCGAGCTGGGTGATGCGCACGATGGAGTCCTCGACGTCACGCGGCGCGACCATCATCAGGTCGGCGAGCTCGTCGACGATCACCAGGAGGTACGGGT
This genomic interval carries:
- a CDS encoding helix-turn-helix domain-containing protein; translated protein: MSIVNSPDGNSPEDERPFEDDPAAERPSIGRALQRARIEAGLTVDDVSNATRVRITIIHAIEQNDFAPCGGDVYARGHIRTVARAVRIDPVPLLAQYDAEHGGRPAPTPAAPLFEAERIRPERRGPNWTAAMVAAIVAVIGFVGFTVVKGGGNGDDSKTQVAEGSTPITKKSAAPSTQATKPADPKPEPSDSAIAAAPQDKVTVRVSAADGRSWISAKDHNGRMLFDGLLNKGESKTFQDSSKINLILGDAGAIQLFVNGKKIEDQFQPGAVERLTYTKGDPQVG
- the rimO gene encoding 30S ribosomal protein S12 methylthiotransferase RimO, coding for MPERRTVALVTLGCARNEVDSEELAGRLEADGWQLVEDAEQADVAVVNTCGFVEAAKKDSVDALLEANDLKGHGRTQAVVAVGCMAERYGKELAEALPEADGVLGFDDYADISDRLQTILNGGIHASHTPRDRRKLLPISPAERQSAGEEVALPGHGAPTDLPEGVAPVSGPRAPLRRRLDGSPVASVKLASGCDRRCTFCAIPSFRGSFISRRPSDVLNEARWLAEQGVKEVMLVSENNTSYGKDLGDIRLLETMLPELAEIDGIQRVRVSYLQPAEMRPGLIDVLTSTPNVAPYFDLSFQHSAPDVLRAMRRFGDTDRFLELLDTIRSKAPQAGVRSNFIVGFPGESEADLAELERFLTGARLDAIGVFGYSDEDGTEAATYENKLDEDVVAERLARVSRLAEELVAQRAEERVGETVSVLVESIDGEDGAYGRAAHQAPETDGQVLFTSGEGLTVGRIVEAKVVGTEGVDLVAEPLPGSLACTEEAAR
- the pgsA gene encoding CDP-diacylglycerol--glycerol-3-phosphate 3-phosphatidyltransferase, whose product is MTGVPASAAGGSPGAKGATGAPGATGAPGVPGAAAASGTPGASGAPGGTKPARGGKLGAAAVNQASLWNIANILTMIRLVLVPGFVALMLADGGYDPAMRAWAWAAFAVAMITDIFDGHLARTYDLVTDFGKIADPIADKAIMGAALVCLSALGDLPWWVTIVILGRELGVTLLRFVVIRYGVIPASRGGKLKTLAQGTAVGMYILPLTGALASLRFWVMAVAVILTVVSGLDYVRQAIVLRRQGIAERRAAAAEAER
- a CDS encoding CinA family protein, with the protein product MTSTATEVVRLLTVRGETLAVAESLTGGLVAAEITAVPGASKAFRGSVTAYATELKHELLGVDATLLAERGAVDAQVAGQMAAGVRKALGADWGIATTGVAGPDAQDGQPVGTVYVAVDGPSGAPFGTDRGGKVAPLRLNGGRAEIRMESVRSVLALLLQELAGEQTGNERAQDTEQNGGF